One window of Drosophila busckii strain San Diego stock center, stock number 13000-0081.31 chromosome 3L, ASM1175060v1, whole genome shotgun sequence genomic DNA carries:
- the LOC108598962 gene encoding lipoyl synthase, mitochondrial, with translation MLRNLKLPLDTQRAIIVRAASTRTEKLEEIRERLSKGPNFQDFVQNPENVKDEWEDYDGKLRRAKGETEQLRLPPWLKTTIPMGKNYAKIKSQLRDLKLSTVCEEARCPNIGECWGGGEHGTQTATIMLMGDTCTRGCRFCSVKTARAPPPLDVNEPVNTAKAISSWGLDYIVLTSVDRDDLPDGGSKHIAETVREIKARNSNIFVECLVPDFRGNLECVKTIANSGLDVYAHNIETVEKLTPYVRDRRAHYRQTLTVLEEAKRVNPNLITKSSIMLGLGETDEEVEQTMLDLRKAGVECLTLGQYMQPTKKHLKVIEYVTPEKFKHWENRGNELGFLYTASGPLVRSSYKAGEFFITSILANRKK, from the exons ATGCTGCGAAATCTTAAGCTTCCCTTAGATACTCAACGTGCTATCATTGTG CGTGCAGCATCGACGCGCACGGAAAAACTTGAAGAGATTCGTGAACGACTATCAAAGGGGCCAAATTTTCAAGATTTTGTACAAAATCCGGAGAATGTTAAAGATGAATGGGAAGATTACGATGGCAAGTTGCGTCGTGCTAAGGGAGAAACCGAACAATTGCGTCTTCCACCTTGGCTAAAGACTACAATACCTATGGGCAAGAATTATGCTAAGATAAAGTCGCAGCTACGAGATCTTAAACTGTCGACTGTGTGCGAGGAGGCAAGATGTCCCAATATCGGCGAGTGCTGGGGTGGTGGCGAGCATGGCactcaaacagcaacaattatg CTCATGGGAGACACTTGTACTCGCGGCTGTCGTTTTTGCTCAGTTAAAACAGCGCGTGCTCCACCACCGCTTGATGTTAATGAACCTGTTAATACCGCAAAGGCAATTTCGTCCTGGGGCTTAGATTATATAGTGTTGACGTCTGTGGATCGCGATG ATTTACCAGATGGTGGCTCCAAGCACATTGCAGAGACCGTCCGTGAGATAAAGGCACG TAACTCAAACATATTTGTCGAGTGTTTAGTGCCAGATTTTCGTGGGAACTTAGAGTGTGTTAAAACTATTGCTAATAGTGGTCTCGATGTTTATGCGCACAATATTGAAACTGTAGAAAAGCTAACACCATATGTGAGGGATCGCCGTGCTCACTATAGGCAAACACTAACGGTGTTGGAGGAGGCGAAGCGTGTTAATCCTAATCTCATCACAAAGAGCTCCATAATGTTGGGATTAGGTGAAACTGATGAAGAAGTTGAACAAACCATGTTGGACCTTAGAAAAGCTGGTGTAGAGTGCCTTACTCTTGGCCAGTATATGCAGCCCACTAAGAAGCATCTTAAAGTTATTGAGTATGTGACACCCGAGAAGTTTAAGCACTGGGAGAATCGGGGTAATGAGCTTGGTTTTCTGTATACTGCTAGTGGGCCACTAGTTCGAAGCTCCTACAAAGCTGGAGAATTTTTCATTACGAGTATCTTAGCAAATCGTAAGAAGTAA